TTTTTGTGCAGTGTTTTTGCAACCCAGAATGTTAAAGGCAAAGCTATCAAGAGATAGCCGATATAGGTAATTACAGTTTCGTTCATCATTTTATTTGTTTTGGTTTTGTGTTCTCGCACAGACCTCTTGCCTGCGCAAAATTGCTTTACTCCGCCTTAGATCAGGCCATCGGGAATATCAGGACGTTTGATCTTCACTCTGGAGTTCTCATTGCCAACGAATCCAGGCACTTCACCCTGCTCGCCGATCCTGTGGCTGACTTCTGGTTCTCCGGCCTCTCGTCCAAAGAAAAAATCAGACAGGGCCAAGCGTTTCGAAGCCAAGAGTCCGGCTACACACTTCGCCATCGGTAACAACCACGGTGATGCCAGACGCTTGCCCCAGTATCGATAATCACGGCAAGCATACAAACACACGGCCCATGCCCCAGCCCCCTGAATAACCTCACCACGAGCCGTCCTCACAACCAACTCCAACTCAGGCCGCCAACAAGCTAATTCCGGAAAAATCAACATCGCCCGCTCAGACCGGTAATCAATAAACTCAAACTCCACAAATCGATCCTGTGCCAATAACCAATCACGGAAACGCCTGCAAAAACCACAGCGCGCATCATAATATACCTCCAAAGGTGACAAAGGATCAGGAATGGTTGTTTTCTTCATGATTGTAATTTCAGAAAATAGTGAAAGTTTTAATGCGCTCGATTTGGTTCTTAAGGTAAGTATTCGTCCGTGCTGCCTAGCTAAGTAATTTCGCTGCCAATTTCATGGCTGGACCGTAATGCAATTTGTCAATCTTCCCTCCCACATTGCGGGCAAAGCTGACAAAGGTCTCGAGCTCGCGAATTTGATTGCGGAACGCTTCCGCTCCCACGCCTTCGAGATCTTTGGTTTCCTCATGGCATCCACGTAAAAGCTCGAGCGCAGGGTCAATTTCACGCCGCTGACGTTCGCGTAGAATGATTGTAAAGATTTTCCAGACATCTTTCTCAGCCTCGAAAAATTCCTTTCTTTCCCCCCTGCGAACGAGAATGCGAACCAAGCCCCAATTCACGAGCTCTTTCAGGTTCGTATGCGCATTGCCACGACTGATTGTCAGATACTCCATGACTTCGTCAGTACTCAAGGCTTCAGGCATGATCATCAACAAGGCATGAATCTGAGCCATTGTCCGATTGATCCCCCACTGACTCCCAAACGCTCCCCACTGGGAGATAAAATCATCCCGGATCTCATCAAAGCATCTCGCCTCGCTGTCGGTGCTTGCATTCATCGATTTCAGTTATTACTGAAAATACAGTCATTAGCAAGCTTTTATTTGATTTATCGAGAAACCTGTGGGAGCCGCCCCCCAAGCACCGTAGAATGGGTTGATCTAGAGTTATTCCTCTAAGGGATGCAGTCGGATATCCTGGGCGAGAAGATGAGAAATCACGTCCATATAATCAATTTTGACAGTTCAAAAGACAGTTTTGCCATTCACATGCAGAAAAAATAGGATACATCTTTCCTGAGCAGCATGAACGTACAGATCAAATCAGAGGAAAAATCAACCAAGGTACCCGGAAGAAACAGCCGGAATGATGATAAAATCTACGATTTGTGATGTATAATGCGCTGAGCCCAAGAGGTCACACTCCGAATGGGCATGCGCCACCCCATTCCCTGAGGCCGCCTTGCCCCCCCCGCTCCCCTAAAGCTTTTCAAATACAACAACCTACTCTCATTCCGGATCATGCGTTTTCACCTTCCTTTCATCGCCTTGCTCTGTTTTGCCCCTATCACCGCTGCGGAAATCAGCCTTTCATTGAATCAAAAGGAATGGAAAAACCAACCAACGGAAAAGCCCGCCCATTTCGACCGAGATGGCTTTCTACTTTTTGAAAAACAGCAACACATCCTTCTGGACCCCAAGTATAGTAAAAAGCTCCCCAAAGAGCGTCTGATGCTCAGAGCCAGAGTGCGGGTTGACCAGCCTAATCGCTGGGGAGGCATCCTCTCCTATTCACAAGACAACGGAAACTATGAACGGGGATGGCTTCTAGGATTTACCCACGACCGTTTTACCTTCAAACTTTCTACTGGCAAAAGTTTTATCCAGGCTACGTCCCCGTTCCCCTTCATCCTTGGACAAAGCTATGATCTGGCCGCACGCTATGACGGCAAGGAAATGCAACTCTACGTTGATGGCGTTCTGGTGGCAAAAAACAAAGCTGCAGGGGCTATTGCCTACCCGGATATTCCAACACCTCTCGTAGTTGGCGCCTACAAAGATAAAGATGAATTCTACCCAATGCTCGGCAGAATTGAATCCCTGAGCATCGGTTCCAAACTCGCCGATACAAACCAAATCAAAAAAGAAGCCGCTGCCAACCAATACCCCTTTGCTGTCCGACCATCAATCAGCTTCCTCAAGGCGGGTGAAGCCCTCATCGAATGGGAATCAAGCCACAGTGGCCCCTCAATGATCAATTTTGGAACCAGCCCGGAAATGGGAACCATCATCAAAAGTGAGTCGTCCACCACCAACCACAGCATCGTCCTCAAACATTTGGAACCTTCCACCGTCTACCACTTCCGGATCGGAGTCATCCATCAAGGCAAGCGGATTCTCGCTCCTCCGATGAGCTTTGACACGACCATGAACTACTTGCCGGCTCAGCTCCCTGCAAATGAAGCATTCAAAGCAAATGCCAAGACTCAGGCATTCGTGAATACCCTGGTCAAAAAACACGGGGCCCATTTCTCAGGACACGCACTGGTCCTCGGCGGAGTAGATGCCAGATTATCCTACGAACTGGCAAAAAATACCCGCCTGAAAGTCACCATCATCGACCGCGATGCCGATCGGGTTCAGCAATTGCGACAAACACTCTATCAAGCCGGAGTCTATGGCTCTAGAATCGAAGTTCTACACGCACCAAACGATGATATCCCACTCGGAAGTTGTCTCGCCAATTTGATCGTTTCTGAACGTGCACTTGCGGGTGAAGTCCTGCCCTACCCGGAAGCCGAGTGCAAACGGCTCACCCGCCCGTCCGGAGGCCAAATCCTCACCCCCACTCTCAGCTACACCCGACCAAAGCTCCCCGGCAGCAGTGAGTGGACCCACCAGTATGGTGACTCGGAAAACCGATCCTATATTCCGGACTCCCTCGCGGGGGCCCACACCCAGGAAGATTTTACGATCCAATGGATCGGTCGGCCCGGTGCCGATTTCGGTATCGACCGCCAAAACCGAATTCCCGCCCCTCTCGCCGTCAACGGGCTGACGTTTCTTCAAGGGTTCAACCGTATGATCGGCCTGGATGCCTACAACGGGCAAGTCCTGTGGTCGAAGGAAATCCCGGACTTACGCCGCCTCAATGTCCCTCACGATTGCTCCAACTGGTGTGCAGACCAGAACAACATCTATTTTGCCTTGGCTGATCGAGCCTGGGTCATTGACGCAGCCAGTGGTGAACGCACCGCCAATTTGAAACTCACGCACAAGGAGCGGGATACCCACGACTGGGCATACATCGCCGTCAATGGAGATGTCCTGATCGGCAGCACCGTGCCCAAGGGATCCCATTTCAAAGAGTTCTGGAATAAATCCAATTGGTTTGACCAAGTTGGAAACGAGAAATCGATCACCCAAATTTGCAGTGATAAGGTTTTTGCCTACAAACAATCATCCCTGAAAGGCCTATGGGCCTACGGCAAGGGATTGATCATCAATTCGAGTATTACCCTCACGAAAGATCAACTCTACTTTCTCGAAGCCAGACATCCGGATCTCAAAGTGCAAGGGGCCGGTCGGGTGTTTGATAATAAACTCTGGCTCGACACCTATGTCGTATGCCTGGATCCAAGCAACGGTCGTAAGCGCTGGGAAAAGAAAATCCCACCCTTTTCCCATGTTTCCGAACGCTCGGGTTTCATCCAAGCCATGCACGGACAGGTCAGCGATGTCGGATATCTCATGGTCGCTTCCGAAGGCATTTTCGCCAATGGTAAATTTACAGGTAAAGGCCATTTCGTGGCTCACCAGTATGATTCAAAGGGGACGGTCAAGTGGTCGGTTCATAGCCCTTGGCAGTCCAACAATCATGGAACCCACATCGCCCACCCCATCGTCTTCCCAGACAAAGTGTTCCTCCATCCATACGCCTATCAGATCGAGGATGGTAAAAAAATCGACACCCGGGTGACGAACATTTCCGGATGCCCGACTCCAGTGGGCTACCCCTCGGGACTCATCTACCGATCATCCGGATCTGGAGCCACGAGAATCCTCTGTATCTGGTCGATTCAAAACCAAAAGAACACCGGCTGGAAACGCCTCAGGCCAAGCTGCTGGCTCAATTACCTCCCCTCCCAAGGAATGGTGATTATGTCCGAAGGCGGAGGAGGTTGTTCCTGTGGAGGGTGGATCGAAACCTCCGTCTCTCTCATCCCTATCAAGCACACCCACTAACTCCATTTTTCCATGTCGATTTCATCATTCAGTCTATTTCTCACCCTGACCGCCAGCTTGCTGCTTACTGGTCTGGCTGGTGCCAATGACGAGTCGTGGCCCAGTTACCGACACGATAATGCCCGCTCGGGAAAAGCTTCCTCCGATTTAAAACTGCCTCTCCGTTTGGCTTGGGATAAACACAACGCCCCACCTCAACAAGCATGGACAGGACCGGCCAAATGGGACGCGTATGCCGGCAACGACGGCTTACAGTCGATGCGTAATTTTGACCCTTGTTACTTCACAACCAGTCAGGATGGCCACCTCTACTACGGCTCATCGTCCGACAACGCAGTGCACTGCCTCGACACCAAGACGGGTAAAGAACAATGGGTCTACTTCACCGAAGCGGCGGTGCGCTTTCCCCCCACCCTCTACAAACATCTCGCGCTGTTTGGTTCCGATGACGGCTATGTTTATGCGGTGCATGCCAAATCAGGAAAGCTCGAATGGAAGTTCAAGGCATCGCCGGTGAGCAACAAAGAAGAACGAAGAGTCCCAAACAATGGTAAGTTTATTTCCCATTGGCCGGTCCGCACCTCCGTGATGATTCATCGTAACCTCGCCTACTTTGGGGGCTCTCTCCTTCCATGGAAAAAATCCTACCTCTGCGCCATCGATCCGGAAACCGGCAAACAGGGCGAAAAGGGATTTATGTCCGAGCTTGATAATGTCACTCTACAGGGGGCCTTACTAGCCAGTCAGGACCGCATTTATGTTCCTCAAGGAAGAACCGTGCCCTTGGTTTTCTCCTCTGACAAGGGTGTGCGATTGGGAAAGGTTCCCCACGCCGGTGGAGTTTTTGCCATTCTCGACGAAGAAGGTCGCTTTTTCGCAGGGCCACAAAACCAACGCACTGCCACGGAAGAAGTGAGAGCCATCGACACGAAAAACAATGCCAGAGTCGCCACCTTTGGTAGTGCCAACCGACTCGTCGTCGCAGATAACATTGCCTACCTTCACTCGGATAAACAGCTTCAGGCATTCGATTTGAAAAAAAACGGCACCATCATGGCCGAGATCAACCAAATCCAAACCCAGATCAATCAATCGAAACAGCAACTCAAACAAACACCCAAAACAAATCAAAATCGACGGGATTCGTTAAGCCTGACCATCCGGGAGCTGGAAGAGAAAATTAAACGTACTCGCAAACAAACCGACACCTGTTGGTTGTGGAAAAAAGACAGCCAGGTGCCACTCGACCTGATTGCCACCCCCAGCCATATTATTGCAGGTTATGATGGATCGATCTCCATCATCGACAGAACATCAGGCGAACCTGTCTGGTCGACATCGATTCAAGGTAAAGCGCACGGATTAACCATTGCCGATGGCAAACTCTTTGTCTCCACCAATCTCGGCAGTATTCTTAGTTATGGAAGCAAAGAAACTCAAACCCCTCCCATCCCCTAAGCCCATGTGGAACACCACCCTACGCCTGCTTTTTCTGACCGCAATCCTAAGCCCATACGCATGGGCTTGTCAGGTTCCTGTGTTTCGCTACGCCCTGGAACGCTGGGAATCCGATACCTATCAACTATTTCTCACGAGCCCCGGAGCACTCGACAAACCGCAAACCGAATGGGTCAAAGAGTTCCAACAAAAGCTCAAGCATACCAATCTCAAGCTCAACATCATCGACACCTCACGCTTGTCCGAAGCCCAGCTCTGGCAACTCCCTGAAATTGACACCTCGGCAAAGGAAGCAAGACTTCAATTGTTCCGACCGAACAATGAGCAACAAAGCAGCGGACAAACCAAACCTATTCTCAATACGGCCTTCAACGAGGTCAATTTAAACCATTTGATCGACTCTCCAGCCAGACGCCACATCGTCGACCGTCTTCTGGAGGGTTCCTCCTGCGTCTGGCTCATCATCCACAACAACCAGGAAGCCAAAGCAAAAGAAATCCAATCGGAATTAAACACCCACTTGCGAACGATTGAAAAGCAAATCAGCATTCCTGAGGGAATCATTGGCACCGCGGAAAGACACAAAATCAATGAAGATACGGATCTTGAGGATGTGCTCCGATCTCAGATCCCTCTTAAAATAGCCTTCTCATCGCACATCATTAACACCCAAACCCCTGAGGAAGCAGCCTTCGTAGCCCAACTGATTCATAGCTCTGGCTCTCATGCCACACTTCAAAGCGAACCGCTGGTCATTCCGGTCTTTGGCAGGGGGCGTAAACTTCCGGCCATGCCATCATCGATGCTAAGCTTGGAAACCCTGCTGCGTGGATGCCAATACCTGTGCGGTGCCTGTTCTTGCCAAGTGAAAGAACAAAACCCAGGAGCCGACCTCATCATCAATGAGAACTGGTCCTCTCACCTCACCTCCGGTCTGGCCGTCATCGACAAAGAATTGCCACCGCTTGCAGGTGTCGGTGACCTCACAAAGAGTCATGGGAACACATCATCACCTGCTCCCAAACAGGATGCCGAACTAGGAAACGAGGATCAACCCAATGTCATTCATGCGGTCGAGGAACCGGCAAATCAAAGATTCCCCATCTGGATCACCCTGGCATCTCTGTTTGCCATCATTACCCTCTGTTCCATACTCGCAGTCAAAAGGAAGGCATCTTAAGACCTTTCTTACAAAACCATTCTCAGCCCATATATTTCATCACACACCGTGAGCATCACCACTCTCATTTTCAAAGAACTCCGACACCGAATACTCGGAGCCTGCATTTCAGTTCTGACCATTACCATTGCCCTGACTTGTCTTGTCGCCTCAATGGAAGCCATGCGTAGCTACGACTTAAAAACAGAACAACAACTCGCAGAGCTTGACCAAAAAACAAAAGAAACCAACCAAAAGCTCAATGACCAGATCCGCAAAACCATGAAAGGGCTCGGGTTCAATGTGCATATCTATCCGGCGACACAACAATTGTCTGAAGTTTACGCCCAAGGTTACGCTTCGGAAACCATGCCCGAAGCATACGCCCAGACCTTGGCCGACTCTTCCATCGTCAGCAT
This genomic stretch from Oceaniferula marina harbors:
- a CDS encoding LamG-like jellyroll fold domain-containing protein translates to MRFHLPFIALLCFAPITAAEISLSLNQKEWKNQPTEKPAHFDRDGFLLFEKQQHILLDPKYSKKLPKERLMLRARVRVDQPNRWGGILSYSQDNGNYERGWLLGFTHDRFTFKLSTGKSFIQATSPFPFILGQSYDLAARYDGKEMQLYVDGVLVAKNKAAGAIAYPDIPTPLVVGAYKDKDEFYPMLGRIESLSIGSKLADTNQIKKEAAANQYPFAVRPSISFLKAGEALIEWESSHSGPSMINFGTSPEMGTIIKSESSTTNHSIVLKHLEPSTVYHFRIGVIHQGKRILAPPMSFDTTMNYLPAQLPANEAFKANAKTQAFVNTLVKKHGAHFSGHALVLGGVDARLSYELAKNTRLKVTIIDRDADRVQQLRQTLYQAGVYGSRIEVLHAPNDDIPLGSCLANLIVSERALAGEVLPYPEAECKRLTRPSGGQILTPTLSYTRPKLPGSSEWTHQYGDSENRSYIPDSLAGAHTQEDFTIQWIGRPGADFGIDRQNRIPAPLAVNGLTFLQGFNRMIGLDAYNGQVLWSKEIPDLRRLNVPHDCSNWCADQNNIYFALADRAWVIDAASGERTANLKLTHKERDTHDWAYIAVNGDVLIGSTVPKGSHFKEFWNKSNWFDQVGNEKSITQICSDKVFAYKQSSLKGLWAYGKGLIINSSITLTKDQLYFLEARHPDLKVQGAGRVFDNKLWLDTYVVCLDPSNGRKRWEKKIPPFSHVSERSGFIQAMHGQVSDVGYLMVASEGIFANGKFTGKGHFVAHQYDSKGTVKWSVHSPWQSNNHGTHIAHPIVFPDKVFLHPYAYQIEDGKKIDTRVTNISGCPTPVGYPSGLIYRSSGSGATRILCIWSIQNQKNTGWKRLRPSCWLNYLPSQGMVIMSEGGGGCSCGGWIETSVSLIPIKHTH
- a CDS encoding thiol-disulfide oxidoreductase DCC family protein, whose amino-acid sequence is MKKTTIPDPLSPLEVYYDARCGFCRRFRDWLLAQDRFVEFEFIDYRSERAMLIFPELACWRPELELVVRTARGEVIQGAGAWAVCLYACRDYRYWGKRLASPWLLPMAKCVAGLLASKRLALSDFFFGREAGEPEVSHRIGEQGEVPGFVGNENSRVKIKRPDIPDGLI
- a CDS encoding GbsR/MarR family transcriptional regulator, with translation MNASTDSEARCFDEIRDDFISQWGAFGSQWGINRTMAQIHALLMIMPEALSTDEVMEYLTISRGNAHTNLKELVNWGLVRILVRRGERKEFFEAEKDVWKIFTIILRERQRREIDPALELLRGCHEETKDLEGVGAEAFRNQIRELETFVSFARNVGGKIDKLHYGPAMKLAAKLLS
- a CDS encoding PQQ-binding-like beta-propeller repeat protein, whose protein sequence is MSISSFSLFLTLTASLLLTGLAGANDESWPSYRHDNARSGKASSDLKLPLRLAWDKHNAPPQQAWTGPAKWDAYAGNDGLQSMRNFDPCYFTTSQDGHLYYGSSSDNAVHCLDTKTGKEQWVYFTEAAVRFPPTLYKHLALFGSDDGYVYAVHAKSGKLEWKFKASPVSNKEERRVPNNGKFISHWPVRTSVMIHRNLAYFGGSLLPWKKSYLCAIDPETGKQGEKGFMSELDNVTLQGALLASQDRIYVPQGRTVPLVFSSDKGVRLGKVPHAGGVFAILDEEGRFFAGPQNQRTATEEVRAIDTKNNARVATFGSANRLVVADNIAYLHSDKQLQAFDLKKNGTIMAEINQIQTQINQSKQQLKQTPKTNQNRRDSLSLTIRELEEKIKRTRKQTDTCWLWKKDSQVPLDLIATPSHIIAGYDGSISIIDRTSGEPVWSTSIQGKAHGLTIADGKLFVSTNLGSILSYGSKETQTPPIP